A region of Colletotrichum higginsianum IMI 349063 chromosome 10, whole genome shotgun sequence DNA encodes the following proteins:
- a CDS encoding Uridylate kinase has product MRECLPATLEAIITQAASVRINYDEVDDRSIDGSLMVWFCLAHPELRHEDKHKAVLMCLIHDIGEITAGDITPADGVDPGPERKHLEERLGLTYLSCLLKASNPYWASRILGIRHEYESGVTRVAQLVRQVDKLECLHQAFLYLKRYKRQRNFEATMKDFKDLRKKISDPWLSAQADFILADWALLEKKEQQRSPGIVLVIGGPGVGKRTLCACIAENFNFAHVSVGDLLREEQNNPESRFGDFIRESIQNSVIVPPSLTMMLLKDKVEAIQSQNKGVLIDGFPRSIDQAVAFEQEVSEEYSTICLQCAPELTIERVQERSGSSQRDDDNLDTLRKRLGTFSSTNDTVVDYLSKERKQLWTIDAARSANELYSTVEKILLELGQRQMQRA; this is encoded by the exons ATGAGAGAGTGTCTGCCAGCAACTCTTGAGGCAATCATCACTCAGGCTGCTA GTGTCAGAATAAACTACGACGAAGTTGACGACCGAAGCATTGATGGAAGCTTG ATGGTCTGGTTCTGTCTAGCTCATCCCGAG CTTCGCCATGAAGACAAGCACAAAGCAGTTCTGATGTGCTTGATTCACGACATCGGCGAGATCACAGCAGGGGATATCACTCCGGCCGATGGCGTTGATCCTG GACCAGAAAGGAAGCATCTCGAGGAAAGACTTGGACTTACCTACTTGTCCTGCTTACTCAAGGCTTCGAACCCCTACTGGGCCTCAAGAATACTTGGGATTCGGCACGAGTACGAGAGTGGAGTGACCCGCGTGGCCCAGCTGGTTCGTCAAGTAGACAAGCTTGAATGTCTGCACCAAGCTTTTCTCTATCTCAAGCGCTACAAAAGACAGCGTAACTTCGAAGCGACGATGAAGGACTTCAAGGATCTCCGCAAGAAGATATCCGACCCCTGGCTCTCAGCGCAGGCAGACTTCATTTTAGCTGATTGGGCCTTGCTTGAAAAGAAGGAGCAGCAAAGATCGCCAGGTATCGTGCTTGTGATTG GCGGACCTGGCGTTGGCAAAAGAACTCTCTGTGCCTGCATAGCAGAAAACTTCAATTTTGCGCACGTGTCCGTAGGCGACTTGCTACGGGAGGAGCAGAACAATCCTGAATCCAGGTTCGGCGACTTCATCCGGGAGAGTATCCAAAATTCGGTCATTGTCCCTCCGTCTCTCACCATGATGTTGTTGAAAGACAAGGTCGAGGCGATACAGTCTCAAAATAAGGGAGTCTTGATTGATGGGTTCCCACGGAGCATCGACCAAGCAGTTGCTTTTGAGCAAGAG GTATCTGAGGAATACTCGACTATATGTCTACAATGTGCGCCTGAACTGACGATCGAGCGCGTCCAAGAAAGATCTGGCTCGTCACAAcgggacgacgacaacctgGACACCCTGAGGAAAAGACTTGGTACCTTTTCCAGCACCAATGATACTGTAGTAGACTACTTATCGAAGGAAAGGAAACAACTCTGGACA ATCGACGCTGCACGGTCTGCAAACGAACTCTATTCCACTGTTGAGAAAATCCTTCTCGAGTTGGGACAAAGACAAATGCAGAGAGCTTGA
- a CDS encoding Peptide hydrolase, with the protein MKTAAALAATLFALRSFATDPLTADKAEADIKTNELERNLWNLNKIARDNGGNRAFGLPGYKASSDYILERVQGRFHKQLDTKLQYFNHTFSQTRQLEVTGPDGEDVYVVSLQYNHPTALPGGNTAPLIDTPVDDARGSGCFADQWEGIDATGKLALVKRGVCAIADKLKLAKAAGAVGVILYNQTPGRNIGSATLSAENLGLLVPVGLIPLEDATAWRERLAAGETLEVNLLVDAVWGERETWNIISETKEGDPNNVIVLGAHLDSVQAGPGVNDDGSGTSALLEIAGSFKKYTGFKNKVRFIWWGAEESGLVGSLYYTAQLSEAEADAIRFYWNYDMIGSINPVYNVYLGDNPGDKFGAQPIHDYIAAQGKPAAFGGFGSSSDYVGFLQLGIPSSGIFTGAGAPTDPCYHLACDNLDNINWDAITINTKAAARVAADFANELPAGLPRRANTTPARRSRDAIRREFQKWALASEQASVAKSCSHGEHNIY; encoded by the exons ATgaagaccgccgccgccctcgccgcgaCCCTGTTCGCGCTGCGATCCTTCGCGACCGACCCTCTCAccgccgacaaggccgaggccgacatcaAGACCAACGA GCTTGAGCGCAACCTCTGGAACCTGAACAAGATCGCCCGTgacaacggcggcaaccGTGCCTTTGGTCTGCCCGGCTACAAGGCCTCGTCCGACTACATCCTCGAGCGTGTCCAGGGCCGCTTCCACAAGCAGCTCGACACCAAGCTGCAGTACTTCAACCACACCTTCTCCCAGACCCGTCAGCTCGAGGTCaccggccccgacggcgaggatgtcTACGTTGTGAGCCTCCAGTACAACCACCCGACCGCCCTGCCCGGCGGCAACACGGCGCCGCTCATCGACACCCCCGTTGATGATGCCCGAG GCTCCGGCTGCTTCGCCGACCAGTGGGAGGGCATCGACGCCACCGGCAAGCTCGCCCTCGTGAAGCGCGGCGTCtgcgccatcgccgacaagctcaagctggccaaggccgccggcgccgtcggcgtcatcctCTACAACCAGACCCCCGGCCGCAACATCGGCTCGGCCACGCTCAGCGCCGAGAACCTGGGCCTGCTGGTGCCCGTCGGCCTCATCccgctcgaggacgccaCCGCCTGGCGGgagcgcctcgccgccggcgagaccCTCGAGgtcaacctcctcgtcgacgccgtctggGGCGAGCGCGAGACGTGGAACATCATCtccgagaccaaggagggCGACCCCAACAACGTCATCGTCCTGGGCGCCCACCTCGACAGCGTCCAGGCCGGCCCCGgcgtcaacgacgacggcagcggcaccTCGGCCCTGCTCGAGATCGCCGGCTCCTTCAAGAAGTACACGGGCTTCAAGAACAAGGTCCGCTTCATCTGGTggggcgccgaggagagcggcctcgtcggctccCTCTACTACACCGCCCAGTtgtccgaggccgaggccgacgccatcCGCTTCTACTGGAACTACGACATGATCGGCTCCATCAACCCGGTCTACAACGTCTACCTCGGCGACAACCCGGGCGACAAGTTCGGCGCCCAGCCCATCCACGACTACATCGCCGCCCAGGGCAAGCCCGCCGCcttcggcggcttcggctcCAGCTCCGACTACGTCGGCTTCCTCCAGCTCGGCATCCCCTCCTCCGGCAtcttcaccggcgccggcgccccgACCGACCCCTGCTACCACCTCGCCTGcgacaacctcgacaacatcaactgggacgccatcaccatcaacaccaaggccgccgcccgcgtcgccgccgacttcgccaacgagctgcccgccggcctgccccgccgcgccaacaccacccccgcccgccgcagccgcgaCGCCATCCGCCGCGAGTTCCAGAAGTGGGCGCTCGCCTCCGAGCAGGCCTCCGTCGCCAAGAGCTGCTCCCACGGCGAGCACAACATCTACTAG
- a CDS encoding chitin recognition protein → MCQGSAFGNCCSSNGYCGATSDHCGAGCQSSFGSCTSGSSGVSTNGSCGKNGNTCKGSIFGDCCSSSGYCGKTNGHCAAGCQSGFGTCSSGCGNISTDGACRPRNGKIVCRVEFRELLFERGLLRKQCCPLRMSEQL, encoded by the coding sequence ATGTGTCAGGGATCGGCTTTTGGCAACTGTTGTTCGTCCAACGGTTACTGCGGCGCGACGAGCGACCACTGCGGCGCCGGCTGCCAATCCTCCTTCGGCTCTTGTACTTCGGGATCGAGCGGTGTGTCCACGAACGGCAGCTGTGGTAAGAACGGCAACACGTGCAAGGGGTCCATCTTCGGGGACTGCTGCTCGTCCAGCGGCTACTGCGGCAAGACGAACGGCCATTGCGCCGCCGGCTGCCAGTCGGGCTTTGGAACCTGCAGCAGCGGCTGCGGCAACATCTCGACCGACGGGGCCTGCAGGCCGAGGAACGGGAAGATCGTGTGTCGGGTCGAGTTTCGGGAGCTGCTGTTCGAGCGCGGGCTACTGCGGAAACAGTGCTGCCCACTGCGGATGAGCGAGCAGTTGTGA
- a CDS encoding Carboxylic ester hydrolase, with translation MLAPFALPLFVLLGPALASFREDCLALTPQSTVANSTGRELAFVTSGTDLAFPEQDAACNRASQVVRADLCRVAMNLTTSARSEVVTEVWLPEKWNGRLVTVAGGGLDGCVHYEDMAYATAHGFAAVGTNNGHAGTTGIQFLNNEDVVIDFSWRALHVGVVAGKQLLQSMYKRPATGSYFLGCSLGGRQGIKAADMFPEDFDGVVAGAPAIDFNNLYSHRAGYLPQTGAADSKDFIAPAVWKTTIHSEVLRQCEAIDGAEDGIIEDPALCNFDPGALLCRNNATADGTGCLSSKQVEIVRGIFAPTKDAQGNVFWPGMNPGSEINTADGLYSGKPWANSQNWFRYAVYNDPGWDVSGYKLEKDGVFAEQKNPGDIRTHPSDLSAFKNRGGKLLMYHGQQDHQITSFRTPMFYDHLSRGMGLGTAEMDQFARFFRISGLAHCTTGPGAWLIGQGGAGGNAAAIADSLPFHGTHNVLAAIVDWVEGGVAPDTITGTKFVNDTVALGVDFQRRHCRYPRRNVFKGDGFDPKNADSWKCTCS, from the exons ATGCTGGCGCCCTTCGCTCTGCCCTTGTTTGTCCTCCTGGGGCCGGCACTTGCGTCATTTCGAGAGGACTGTCTCGCTCTCACGCCCCAGTCGACGGTGGCCAACTCGACCGGCCGAGAGCTAGCGTTCGTCACGTCCGGCACCGACCTTGCTTTTCCAGAGCAGGATGCTGCCTGCAATCGGGCAAGCCAGGTTGTCAGGGCGGACCTCTGCCGGGTTGCCATGAACCTGACAACCTCGGCCAGGTCCGAGGTGGTGACGGAGGTGTGGCTACCGGAGAAGTGGAACGGCCGTCTGGTGACTGTTGCCGGAGGGGGGCTCGATGGCT GTGTTCACTACGAGGATATGGCGTACGCCACCGCTCATGGGTTCGCAGCCGTTGGTACGAACAACGGACACGCGGGGACGACTGGAATCCAGTTCCTGAACAACGAAGACGTGGTGATTGACTTTTCCTGGAGAGC ACTACACGTGGGAGTCGTTGCAGGCAAGCAGCTTCTGCAGTCCATGTACAAGCGACCGGCGACAGGCTCGTACTTCTTGGGCTGCTCACTCGGCGGGCGCCAGGGCATCAAGGCCGCAGACATGTTCCCCGAAGACtttgacggcgtcgtcgccggcgcccccgCCATCGACTTCAATAACCTCTACTCCCACAGGGCCGGCTACCTGCCGCAGACCGGTGCCGCGGACTCAAAGGACTTCATCGCCCCGGCGGtctggaagacgacgatcCACAGCGAGGTCCTCCGGCAATGTGAAgccatcgacggcgcggaagaCGGCATCATCGAGGATCCGGCCTTGTGCAACTTCGATCCGGGAGCTCTGCTGTGCCGCAAcaacgccaccgccgacggcaccggctGCCTTTCGAGCAAACAGGTCGAAATCGTGAGAGGGATCTTCGCCCCGACAAAGGACGCCCAGGGGAACGTGTTCTGGCCGGGCATGAACCCCGGCAGCGAGATCAACACCGCAGACGGGCTGTACAGCGGGAAGCCCTGGGCGAACTCGCAGAACTGGTTCCGCTATGCCGTGTACAACGACCCGGGGTGGGATGTCTCCGGCTacaagctcgagaaggacggcGTCTTCGCCGAGCAGAAGAACCCCGGCGACATCAGGACGCACCCGAGCGACCTCTCGGCCTTCAAGAACAGGGGCGGCAAGCTCCTCATGTACCACGGCCAGCAGGACCACCAGATCACGAGCTTCCGCACCCCCATGTTCTACGACCACCTGTCCCGGGGCATGGGCCTGGGcacggccgagatggaccAGTTCGCCCGCTTCTTCCGCATATCGGGGCTGGCTCACTGCACGACGGGGCCCGGGGCCTGGCTCATCGGCCAGGGGGGCGCCGGGGGCAACGCCgcggccatcgccgacagCCTGCCCTTCCACGGGACGCACAACGTCCTCGCTGCCATCGTGGACtgggtcgagggcggcgtcgccccTGACACCATAACGGGGACCAAGTTCGTCAACGACACCGTCGCCCTGGGCGTGGATTTCCAGCGCCGGCACTGCAGGTACCCGCGGCGGAACGTCTTCAAGGGGGATGGCTTCGACCCCAAGAACGCCGACAGTTGGAAATGCACATGCAGTTAG
- a CDS encoding UMTA protein — protein MSTTANPVTESTGVASSNAPAAGPAEGPITILVQDPNIEANGDDESEAETRSIVSSSTASLADSITEYRRLHGRTYTQKVDYWGPNDERQNEGLDINHYCMTMFLGDKLFLSPVGKTSHMVLDVGTGTGIWAIDFADEFPSAEVIGVDVSPIQPGWVPPNCKFQIDDIEQPWTWPADYFDFVHIRNLEGCVSDWQAVYEQAYRCTKPGGYIEVKEHDIQIRSQIQDLGDKHIYNTWIKALLDAIAKLGKVGLQCRDHGIAKNLEAAGFVDVVENKWPVPVGPWANNPLLKEVGICSLEFMDQSLEGFGTFLLKEVMGWEYAEILVAASEVRKALKDPSLQTVFDLHLVYARKPEAEADSEADTES, from the exons ATGTCTACAACTGCGAACCCAGTCACAGAGTCAACCGGGGTAGCCAGCAGCAATGCCCCTGCTGCTGGACCTGCCGAAGGGCCAATCACAATT CTTGTGCAGGACCCCAATATTGAAGCCAACGGTGACGATGAGTCTGAGGCGGAGACAAGAAG TATCGTTTCCTCATCTACTGCTTCCTTGGCCGACAGCATTACTGAGTACCGTCGTCTCCATGGCCGAACGTACACTCAAAAGGTAGACTACTGGGGGCCCAACGACGAAAGGCAAAATGAGGGGCTCGATATCAA CCATTATTGTATGACCATGTTCCTCGGCGATAagctcttcctctctccgGTTGGCAAGACTTCGCAC ATGGTTCTTGACGTAGGCACCGGAACTGGTATTTGGGCCAT CGATTTCGCCGACGAGTTTCCATCCGCCGAAGTGATCGGCGTGGACGTCTCGCCGATCCAGCCGGGTTGGGTCCCGCCGAACTGCAAGTTCCAGATTGATGACATTGAACAACCATGGACGTGGCCGGCGGACTACTTTGACTTCGTCCACATCCGAAACCTCGAAGGCTGTGTGTCCGACTGGCAAGCGGTGTACGAACAAGCCTATCGATGCACCAAGCCCGGCGGTTACATTGAGGTCAAGGAGCACGACATCCAGATACGCTCTCAAATCCAGGATCTTGGCGACAAGCATATCTACAATACTTGGATCAAAGCCTTGCTCGATGCAATCGCCAAGCTCGGCAAGGTGGGATTGCAATGCCGGGATCATGGTATAGCTAAGAATCTAGAGGCAGCCGGGttcgtcgatgtcgtcgagaacAAGTGGCCGGTCCCGGTTGGACCGTGGGCCAACAACCCCCTCCTGAAGGAAGTCGGCATCTGCTCCCTCGAGTTTATGGATCAGTCCCTGGAGGGATTCGGGACCTTTCTTTTGAAAGAGGTGATGGGATGGGAGTATGCCGAGATCCTGGTCGCCGCCAGCGAAGTTCGCAAAGCGCTCAAAGACCCCAGTCTGCAGACGGTATTCGATTT GCATCTTGTGTACGCGCGCAAGCCGGAAGCGGAGGCAGACAGCGAAGCAGATACCGAGAGTTGA
- a CDS encoding C6 zinc finger protein yields MLGILNTANAGMRSGVQGADQDCREEDTPPEVEGGLQNMQKQKGQVQPSCSRCERLHICCEYTHLRKPPSPPYEERCKFQDPSPKLEPATPCAPVAGSPGLDLMQLELLHTYINFTSLTFPWSSALRDFWKITVPSLALQHEYLTRAVLCIPALHLAHLRPERRGFYVSLALENHRLASESVRLLLENVSEKNGVPLFLFSALDIIIADGDASFQDLLVILQGMRGLLEMLWDTLAASALAPLLSYGSGRLITQQHSFHPAETDFHPTCNSLDDFQARINTQGMDPDTLMAYNRAIEALWGVIDWRRQHWEEADALIWVYRCLVDFIPLLSLQKQEALVLLAHFAVVLKTCETRWWMQGWAIRIISNAYQQLDDEHKIWVYRPAMDIGWVVPMQ; encoded by the exons ATGCTCGGAATACTCAAcaccgccaacgccggcatGCGTTCCGGAGTCCAAGGAGCGGACCAGGACTGCCGGGAGGAGGATACCCCACCGGAAGTCGAGGGCGGGTTGCAAAACATGCAAAAGCAGAAAGGTCAAG TCCAACCCTCGTGTTCCAGGTGCGAGAGGCTGCACATCTGCTGCGAGTACACCCATCTCCGGAAGCCCCCCTCGCCACCATACGAAGAACGTTGCAAGTTCCAAGACCCGTCTCCCAAGCTCGAGCCTGCTACGCCTTGTGCTCCGGTCGCCGGCTCTCCCGGGCTCGACCTCATGCAGCTGGAGCTGCTGCACACGTACATCAACTTCACCAGCCTGACCTTCCCTTGGTCGTCGGCTCTCCGGGACTTCTGGAAGATCACGGTGCCGAGCCTCGCCCTCCAGCATGAGTACCTGACGAGGGCCGTCTTGTGCATCCCGGCCCTCCACTTGGCCCATCTGCGGCCCGAGAGACGCGGCTTCTACgtctccctcgccctcgagaatCACCGCCTGGCTTCAGAGTCCGtgaggctgctgctcgagAACGTCTCGGAGAAGAACGGCGTGCCGCTGTTCCTCTTCTCCGCCCTGGACATCATCATCG cagacggcgacgccagCTTCCAAGACCTCTTGGTCATCTTGCAAGGCATGAGGGGCCTATTGGAGATGCTCTGGGACACTCTTGCGGCCAGCGCCCTGGCGCCGCTGCTGAGTTACGGCTCCGGTAGGTTGATCACGCAGCAGCACTCTTTTCATccggccgagacggactTCCATCCGACGTGCAACTCCCTCGACGACTTCCAGGCGCGTATAAACACGCAGGGCATGGACCCGGACACCCTCATGGCGTACAACAGAGCTATCGAGGCTCTCTGGGGCGTGATCGactggcggcggcagcactgggaggaggcggacgcGCTGATATGGGTGTACCGGTGCCTGGTCGACTTCATCCCCTTGCTGAGCCTGCAGAAGCAGGAAGCGCTGGTCTTGCTCGCCCACTTCGCCGTGGTTCTCAAGACCTGCGAGACCCGTTGGTGGATGCAGGGCTGGGCGATCCGGATCATATCCAACGCATACCAgcagctggacgacgagcacAAGATCTGGGTTTATCGTCCAGCGATGGACATAGGCTGGGTAGTACCAATGCAATAG
- a CDS encoding Peptide hydrolase: protein MRTAALTLALPALASAVKCKPYVESEKLQELITIEDLLAGSQKLQDIADAHEGNRAFGGGGHNATVDWLVEELEKLDYFDVYKQPFTESFAGSKATLSVAGAAVEARPMTYTPAGDVTGAPLVAAANVGCEAADFPAEVAGAVALVSRGTCNFAVKAANAKTAGAVAAIIYNNDVGPLSGTLGAASDTYAPVVGITRDEGLAFAASLAAGEEVSVDLNVISIIEDRVNYNVIAETRGGDHDNVLMIGGHSDSVFAGPGINDDGSGTVGVLVVAKALSQFTTKNAVRLGFWGAEEYGKLGSYFYVKQLNGSDEEVSKIRAYLNFDMIASPNPILAIYDGDGSAFNFAGPAGSDVIEKDFEQFFEAQGRGHVPTEFNGRSDYAAFIENGIPSGGLFTGAEGIKTEAQAALFGGEAGVAYDVNYHLIGDDINNLDNDAYLVNAKAIAHSVALYSMSWETIPPVSLAKRRWDADTAQHLKRAAELTGHSHDGPCGGGAHA, encoded by the exons ATGAGAACCGCCGCTCTGACTCTGGCGCTGCCCGCGCTGGCCAGCGCCGTCAAGTGCAAGCCCTACGTCGAGTCCGAGAAGCTCCAGGAGCTCATCACAATCGAGGACCTGCTCGCCGGCTCCCAGAAGCTCCAGGACATCGCCGACGCGCACGAGGGCAACCGCgccttcggcggcggcggccataACGCCACCGTCGACTGGCTGGttgaggagctcgagaagctcgactaCTTCGACGTCTACAAGCAGCCCTTCACCGAGAGCTTCGCCGGCTCCAAGGCGACCCtcagcgtcgccggcgccgccgtcgaggcccgcCCCATGACCTACAcgcccgccggcgacgtgaCCGGCGcgcccctcgtcgccgccgccaacgtcggctgcgaggccgccgacttccccgccgaggtcgccggcgccgtggcGCTCGTGTCGAGAGGCACCTGCAacttcgccgtcaaggccgcaAACGCCAagaccgccggcgccgtcgccgccatcatctaCAACAACGACGTCGGCCCCCTCTCGGGaaccctcggcgccgcctccgacaCCTACGCCCCCGTCGTGGGCATCACccgcgacgagggcctggccttcgccgcctccctcgcggcgggcgaggaggtctCGGTCGACCTCAACGTCATCTCCATCATCGAGGACCGCGTCAACTACAACGTCATCGCCGAGACGCGTGGCGGAGACCACGACAACGTCCTGATGATTGGAGGCCACTCCGACTCCGTCTTTGCCGGCCCTGGTATCAA CGATGATGGCTCCGGtaccgtcggcgtcctcgtgGTCGCCAAGGCCCTCTCCCAGTTCACCACCAAGAACGCCGTCCGCCTCGGTTTCTGGGGCGCCGAGGAGTACGGCAAGCTCGGGTCGTACTTCTACGTCAAGCAGCTCAACGgctccgacgaggaggtctCCAAGATCCGCGCCTACCTCAACTTCGACATGATCGCCAGCCCGAACCCCATCCTGGCCATctacgacggcgacggcagcgccTTCAACTTCGCGGGCCCCGCGGGCTCCGACGTCATCGAGAAGGACTTTGAGCAGTTCTTCGAGGCCCAGGGCCGCGGCCACGTGCCCACCGAGTTCAACGGCCGCTCCGACTACGCCGCCTTCATCGAGAACGGCATCCCGTCCGGCGGCCTCTTcacgggcgccgagggcatcaagaccgaggcccaggccgcgctcttcggcggcgaggccggcgttgCCTACGACGTCAACTACCACCTCATCGGCGACGACATCAACAACCTCGACAACGACGCCTACCTCGTCAACGCAAAGGCCATCGCCCACAGCGTCGCGCTGTACTCGATGAGCTGGGAGACCATCCCGCCCGTCTCGCTCGCCAAGCGCCGCTGGGACGCCGACACGGCGCAGCACCTcaagcgcgccgccgagctcaccGGCCACTCCCACGACGGACCctgcggcggtggtgctCACGCCTAA